In one Desulfoferula mesophila genomic region, the following are encoded:
- a CDS encoding TRAP transporter permease — MPSSTQVNSVADKHGPNQALVHTMAKVVMVLAVALSLYQLYTAGITALTALVQRSVHLGAILSLTYLLQPPFDGARKDRFSIWLLLDWLLVLASCYCVYYICANLDEIFARQGDWLDMDLYVSIAGTILVLEACRRVIGGVMAGICFAALVYAYTTGDIIMAVLACLVVARLCNKPKSWLTLLVIAATAAYWLYAHYYEPYLLDMFLHKPYSIERISTTLWLTTEGVFGLPLGVAATFVFVFVLFGAFLEVTGGGNFFIDLAYALTGRFSGGPAKTAVLASGFMGSVSGSAVGNVVATGSFTIPMMKRVGYRPHVAGAIEAAASTGGQLMPPIMGAGAFLMAEFTNTSYLTIIKVALVPAIMYYLTVLLFVHFEAKKEGIVGQPKEKLPKAWKVVKGGLHFIIPVGILVYVLMANYSPMMAGFVAVMSTLAASILANLVRWSVSKGMVPAISDQRLSAGELAKAEGKMVLTGLERGAKNAIMVSVACAAAGIIVGTVTLTGMGLKFSSLVLDLSFGIEALAILLIGAASLVLGMGLPVTASYIVLATLAGPALLDLGVPLLVTHMIVFWYSQDANVTPPVSLASFAGAGVAGANPMQTAFTSWKLAKGLYIIPIVMAYRPLLGMGKDYELMHWEVILAWITTLLGLVAFAAALDRYMFRKATVLETIMLVFAAALLFWPDIMLPGGAVIPAWLVDSVGLVLLALVVAMQKFISPAAGGPQVQTAGN; from the coding sequence ATGCCTTCAAGCACCCAAGTAAACAGCGTGGCGGACAAGCATGGCCCCAACCAGGCCCTGGTGCACACCATGGCCAAGGTGGTCATGGTGCTGGCGGTGGCCCTGAGCCTTTACCAGCTCTACACCGCCGGGATCACGGCCCTCACCGCCCTGGTGCAGCGCTCGGTGCACCTGGGGGCCATCCTCAGCCTGACCTACCTGTTGCAGCCGCCCTTCGACGGGGCCCGCAAGGACCGCTTCAGCATCTGGCTGCTGCTGGACTGGCTCCTGGTCCTGGCCTCGTGCTACTGCGTCTATTACATCTGCGCCAACCTGGACGAAATCTTCGCCCGCCAGGGCGACTGGCTGGACATGGACCTCTACGTGTCCATCGCGGGCACCATTTTGGTCTTGGAGGCCTGCCGCCGGGTGATCGGCGGGGTCATGGCCGGCATCTGCTTCGCGGCCCTGGTGTATGCCTACACCACCGGCGACATCATCATGGCCGTGCTGGCCTGCCTGGTGGTGGCTCGGCTGTGCAACAAGCCCAAGTCCTGGCTCACCTTGCTGGTGATCGCGGCCACGGCGGCCTACTGGCTCTACGCCCACTACTACGAGCCCTACCTGCTGGACATGTTCCTGCACAAGCCCTACAGCATCGAGCGCATCAGCACCACCCTGTGGCTGACCACCGAAGGCGTCTTCGGCCTGCCCCTGGGGGTGGCGGCCACCTTCGTGTTCGTCTTCGTGCTCTTCGGCGCCTTTTTGGAGGTCACCGGCGGGGGCAACTTCTTCATCGACCTGGCCTACGCCCTAACCGGCCGCTTCAGCGGCGGCCCGGCCAAGACCGCGGTCTTGGCCTCGGGCTTCATGGGCTCGGTGTCGGGCTCGGCGGTGGGCAACGTGGTGGCCACCGGCTCCTTCACCATCCCCATGATGAAGCGGGTGGGCTACCGCCCCCACGTGGCCGGGGCCATCGAGGCGGCCGCCTCCACCGGCGGCCAGCTCATGCCCCCCATCATGGGGGCCGGGGCCTTCCTCATGGCCGAGTTCACCAACACCAGCTACCTGACCATCATCAAGGTGGCCCTGGTGCCGGCCATCATGTACTACCTCACGGTGCTCTTGTTCGTGCACTTCGAGGCCAAAAAAGAAGGCATCGTGGGCCAGCCCAAGGAGAAACTGCCCAAGGCCTGGAAGGTGGTCAAGGGCGGCCTGCACTTCATCATCCCGGTGGGCATCCTCGTCTACGTGCTCATGGCCAACTACTCGCCCATGATGGCCGGATTCGTGGCGGTGATGAGCACCCTGGCCGCCAGCATCCTGGCCAACCTGGTGCGCTGGAGCGTGAGCAAGGGAATGGTGCCGGCCATCAGCGACCAGCGCCTGAGCGCGGGAGAGCTGGCCAAGGCCGAGGGCAAGATGGTCCTCACCGGCCTGGAGCGCGGGGCCAAGAACGCCATCATGGTGTCGGTGGCCTGCGCGGCGGCGGGCATCATCGTGGGCACCGTGACCCTAACCGGCATGGGGCTCAAGTTCTCCAGCCTGGTGCTGGATCTGTCCTTCGGCATCGAGGCCCTGGCCATCCTGCTCATCGGCGCGGCCTCGCTGGTGTTGGGCATGGGCCTACCGGTGACCGCCAGCTACATCGTGCTGGCCACCCTGGCCGGACCGGCCCTGTTGGACCTGGGGGTGCCGCTGCTGGTCACCCACATGATCGTGTTCTGGTATTCCCAGGACGCCAACGTGACCCCGCCGGTATCCCTGGCCTCCTTTGCCGGGGCCGGGGTGGCCGGGGCCAACCCCATGCAGACCGCCTTTACCTCATGGAAGCTGGCCAAGGGGCTCTACATCATTCCCATCGTCATGGCCTACCGGCCCCTGTTGGGTATGGGCAAGGATTATGAGCTGATGCACTGGGAGGTGATCCTGGCCTGGATCACCACCCTGCTGGGCCTGGTGGCCTTTGCCGCCGCCCTGGACCGCTATATGTTCCGCAAGGCCACCGTGCTGGAAACCATCATGCTGGTCTTCGCGGCGGCCCTGCTGTTCTGGCCGGATATCATGCTGCCCGGCGGGGCCGTCATCCCCGCCTGGCTGGTGGATTCGGTGGGCCTGGTCTTGCTGGCCCTGGTGGTGGCCATGCAGAAATTCATCAGCCCGGCCGCCGGGGGGCCCCAGGTCCAGACGGCGGGCAACTGA
- a CDS encoding DUF1850 domain-containing protein: MREPKRLLRPALWGLAGAVLGLLVLALAPGGLELRITPRGGEPLLVLPLRPGERFTVHYYHSVENAPIWEVHSVDAAGRIYIEEERYLKFGAGMGKMPGVGRMIMRGPYEVITDMHQPTGDFVLRVGSPGVDHTVLWRGTAVNLSALAPHQAVQFSARPVSLLHRLWRWAWPHRATPTRTQEP, encoded by the coding sequence ATGCGTGAACCCAAACGGCTGCTCCGGCCGGCCCTGTGGGGGCTGGCCGGGGCGGTCCTTGGCCTTTTGGTCCTGGCCCTGGCCCCCGGCGGGCTGGAGCTCAGGATCACCCCGCGTGGCGGGGAGCCTCTGTTGGTGTTGCCGCTCCGGCCCGGGGAGCGCTTCACCGTGCACTACTATCACTCCGTGGAAAACGCCCCCATCTGGGAAGTGCACAGCGTTGACGCGGCCGGGCGCATCTATATCGAGGAAGAGCGCTACCTGAAGTTCGGCGCGGGAATGGGCAAAATGCCCGGGGTGGGCCGCATGATCATGCGCGGCCCCTACGAGGTCATCACCGACATGCATCAGCCCACCGGGGACTTCGTCCTCAGGGTGGGCAGCCCCGGAGTGGACCACACCGTCTTGTGGCGAGGCACGGCCGTCAATCTGTCGGCCCTGGCCCCGCACCAGGCGGTGCAATTCAGCGCCAGGCCGGTAAGCCTGCTCCACCGCCTCTGGCGGTGGGCCTGGCCCCACCGGGCGACTCCCACCAGGACACAGGAGCCCTAG
- a CDS encoding TAXI family TRAP transporter solute-binding subunit: protein MKKFSVIMAIAMALLLGAGIAMSTTFIGIGTGGTGGIYYPYGGGVAEIWSKYVKGVKAVAEVTGASVENVKLADKGETVIGEVMGDVAKAGFQGTSKFRGKKHRILGMAIMYPNLLQVVVLKKSPITDITQIKGKSVSTGSPGSGTNFMSEAVLKALGIPLDSYSDKRLSFTETANALRDGTIEVGFWSVGPGTSSIMDLATTHDIRILPITAKQQAKVLAANKTYAAVDLSTGVYRGVDKPVPTIGVWNVMIVQKSLDTELVYNLVNALWNHRDYLMKIHPSAAYTTPENAVKYSPIPLHPGTVKALKERGITVPNILMP from the coding sequence ATGAAAAAATTTAGCGTAATTATGGCCATTGCGATGGCCCTTCTGCTGGGCGCCGGCATCGCCATGAGCACCACCTTTATCGGCATCGGCACCGGCGGCACCGGGGGCATCTACTATCCCTACGGCGGCGGCGTGGCCGAAATCTGGTCCAAGTACGTCAAGGGCGTGAAGGCGGTGGCCGAGGTCACCGGGGCCAGCGTGGAAAACGTCAAGCTGGCCGACAAGGGCGAGACGGTCATCGGCGAGGTCATGGGCGACGTGGCCAAGGCCGGCTTCCAGGGCACCAGCAAGTTCCGGGGCAAGAAGCACCGCATCCTGGGCATGGCCATCATGTACCCCAACCTGCTGCAGGTGGTGGTGCTCAAGAAAAGCCCCATCACCGACATCACCCAGATCAAGGGCAAGAGCGTGTCCACCGGCAGCCCGGGCAGCGGCACCAACTTCATGTCCGAGGCGGTGCTCAAGGCCCTGGGCATTCCCCTGGACTCCTACAGCGACAAGCGCCTGAGCTTCACCGAGACCGCCAACGCCCTGCGCGACGGCACCATCGAGGTGGGCTTCTGGTCGGTGGGCCCGGGCACCAGCTCCATCATGGACCTGGCCACCACCCACGACATCCGCATCCTGCCCATCACCGCGAAGCAGCAGGCCAAGGTATTGGCCGCCAATAAGACCTACGCGGCGGTGGATTTGAGCACCGGCGTGTATCGCGGCGTGGACAAGCCGGTGCCCACCATCGGCGTGTGGAACGTGATGATCGTGCAGAAGTCCCTGGACACCGAGTTGGTCTACAACCTGGTCAACGCCCTGTGGAATCACCGGGACTACCTGATGAAGATCCACCCCTCGGCGGCCTACACCACCCCGGAGAACGCGGTCAAGTACAGCCCCATCCCGCTGCATCCGGGCACCGTCAAGGCCCTCAAGGAGCGCGGTATCACGGTACCCAACATCCTGATGCCCTAA
- a CDS encoding electron transfer flavoprotein subunit alpha/FixB family protein has product MAGVWIIAEQRDGEFRKITYEVASAAKKVADELGTEVTAVVLGSGMEGACADLGKFGVAKVLYGDGEAFAAYTTEAYTNACAALIKDGAPDVVLMGASMQGKDLGGRLAARLDTGIAVDCTALAVDGGKLKATRPMYAGKVYADVFINGTPQIASLRPNVFDISETGAQAAVESVAADAGEVKAVVAEVQAAEEGKIDLTEATVIVSGGRGMKDADNFKILEELAGKLNAAVGASRSAVDAGWRSHTDQVGQTGKVVTPNLYIACGISGAIQHLAGMGSSKVIVAINKDPDAPIHTKADYCVVGDLFDVVPELTKDI; this is encoded by the coding sequence ATGGCTGGTGTTTGGATAATCGCCGAGCAGCGTGACGGCGAATTCAGAAAAATAACCTATGAAGTGGCCAGCGCGGCCAAAAAAGTGGCCGACGAGCTGGGCACCGAGGTAACCGCGGTGGTGCTGGGCTCGGGCATGGAAGGCGCTTGCGCCGACCTGGGCAAATTCGGCGTGGCCAAGGTTCTCTATGGTGACGGCGAGGCCTTCGCGGCCTACACCACCGAGGCCTACACCAACGCCTGCGCGGCCCTGATCAAAGACGGCGCCCCGGACGTGGTGCTCATGGGCGCCTCCATGCAGGGCAAGGACCTGGGCGGCCGCCTGGCGGCCCGTTTGGACACGGGCATCGCGGTGGATTGCACCGCCCTGGCCGTGGACGGCGGCAAGCTCAAGGCCACCCGGCCCATGTACGCCGGCAAGGTCTACGCCGACGTGTTCATCAACGGCACGCCCCAGATCGCTTCCCTGCGCCCCAACGTCTTCGACATCTCCGAGACGGGCGCCCAGGCGGCGGTGGAGAGCGTGGCCGCCGACGCGGGCGAGGTCAAGGCCGTGGTGGCCGAGGTCCAGGCCGCCGAGGAAGGCAAGATCGACCTCACCGAGGCCACGGTCATCGTCAGCGGCGGCCGCGGCATGAAGGACGCCGACAACTTCAAGATCCTCGAGGAGCTGGCCGGCAAGCTCAACGCCGCCGTGGGCGCCTCGCGCAGCGCGGTGGACGCGGGCTGGCGCTCGCACACCGACCAGGTGGGCCAGACCGGCAAGGTGGTCACCCCCAACCTGTACATCGCCTGCGGCATCTCCGGGGCCATCCAGCACCTGGCGGGCATGGGCAGCTCCAAGGTCATCGTGGCCATCAACAAGGACCCCGACGCCCCCATCCACACCAAGGCCGACTACTGCGTGGTGGGCGATCTGTTCGACGTGGTGCCCGAGCTGACCAAGGACATCTAG
- the selB gene encoding selenocysteine-specific translation elongation factor → MKQIVLGTAGHIDHGKTTLIKALTGIETDRLKEEKARGITIELGFAYLDLPGGQRLGIVDVPGHEKFVKNMVAGAAGIDLVALVIAADEGVMPQTREHLDICKLLGVGHGLVVLTKIDMVDEEWLELVTEDVAEYVEGTFLEGAPIIPVSGVSGQGIEELKAALAELVESLEEQPAEGTFRLPVDRVFTMKGFGTVITGTATSGQITVGQEVSIYPRRVTTKVRGLQVHNDEVREARRGQRTAINLQGIEKAGVERGDVLATPGSLEPSLWLDLEVNALPDMARSLKHRAPIRLHTGSAEVLGRVLWLDRDELAPGERALGQVRLESPVAVMAGDRYVLRSYSPVHTVAGGVVLHPHPGRHKRGRPEIMADLETLRGGEPRDKVAVHARLAGPGGITLAELPRLVPLGPKALEALVGDMLSKQELVRFDKEGGRMIAASVQQELMEKALELVAAYHSANPLKAGMPREELRRRLLSSEDPKLFAHLMRKLEGGEAVVAEKDLLRLPGHQVQLAGADQALREKIEKAYAEGGLAPPNWADVIQGANPAQAKQVAGVLVNEGVLVKVKQDFYYHGPALAEIKERLVEFLKANQKIEASQFKEMTGLSRKYIIPLLEYFDSTMLTMRVGDHRVLRGG, encoded by the coding sequence ATGAAGCAGATCGTCCTGGGCACCGCCGGTCACATCGATCACGGCAAGACCACCCTGATCAAGGCCCTCACCGGAATAGAGACCGACCGTCTCAAGGAGGAAAAGGCCCGGGGCATCACCATCGAGCTGGGCTTCGCTTATCTGGATTTACCCGGCGGCCAGCGCCTGGGCATCGTGGACGTGCCGGGCCACGAGAAGTTCGTCAAGAACATGGTGGCCGGCGCGGCGGGCATCGACCTGGTAGCCCTGGTCATCGCCGCCGACGAGGGGGTGATGCCTCAGACCCGGGAGCACCTGGACATCTGCAAGCTGTTGGGAGTGGGGCACGGCCTGGTGGTGCTCACCAAGATCGACATGGTGGACGAGGAGTGGCTGGAGCTGGTCACCGAGGACGTGGCCGAGTACGTGGAAGGCACCTTCCTGGAGGGCGCGCCCATCATTCCGGTGAGCGGGGTGAGCGGCCAGGGCATCGAGGAACTCAAGGCCGCCCTGGCCGAGCTGGTGGAGTCTTTGGAGGAGCAGCCCGCCGAAGGCACCTTCCGCCTGCCGGTGGACCGGGTGTTCACCATGAAGGGCTTCGGCACGGTAATCACCGGAACGGCCACCTCCGGCCAGATCACGGTGGGCCAGGAGGTGAGCATCTATCCCCGGCGAGTGACCACCAAGGTGCGCGGGCTGCAGGTGCACAACGACGAGGTGCGCGAGGCCCGGCGGGGGCAGCGCACGGCCATCAACCTGCAAGGCATCGAAAAGGCCGGGGTGGAGCGCGGCGACGTGCTGGCCACCCCCGGTTCCCTGGAGCCTTCCCTGTGGCTGGACCTGGAGGTCAACGCCCTGCCCGACATGGCCCGGTCGCTCAAGCACCGCGCCCCCATCCGCCTGCACACCGGATCGGCCGAGGTTTTGGGCCGGGTGCTGTGGCTGGACCGCGACGAGCTGGCCCCCGGCGAGAGAGCCCTGGGCCAGGTGCGCCTGGAGTCCCCGGTGGCGGTGATGGCCGGGGACCGCTACGTGCTGCGCTCCTACTCGCCGGTGCACACCGTGGCCGGCGGGGTGGTGCTGCATCCCCATCCCGGCCGCCACAAACGGGGCCGCCCCGAGATCATGGCCGACCTCGAGACCCTGCGCGGCGGCGAGCCCCGCGACAAGGTGGCGGTGCACGCCCGCCTGGCCGGGCCGGGGGGCATAACCCTGGCCGAGCTGCCCCGCCTGGTGCCGCTGGGCCCCAAGGCCCTGGAGGCCCTGGTGGGCGACATGCTCTCCAAGCAGGAGCTGGTGCGCTTCGACAAGGAGGGCGGCCGCATGATCGCCGCCTCGGTGCAGCAGGAGCTCATGGAGAAGGCCCTGGAGCTGGTGGCCGCCTATCACTCGGCCAACCCGCTCAAGGCGGGGATGCCCCGGGAGGAGCTGCGCCGCCGCCTTCTGAGCAGCGAGGACCCCAAGCTTTTCGCCCACCTCATGCGCAAGCTGGAGGGCGGCGAGGCGGTGGTGGCCGAAAAAGACCTGTTGCGCCTGCCCGGCCACCAGGTGCAGCTGGCCGGGGCGGACCAAGCCCTGCGCGAGAAGATCGAAAAGGCTTATGCCGAGGGCGGCCTGGCCCCGCCCAACTGGGCCGACGTGATCCAGGGGGCCAACCCGGCCCAGGCCAAGCAGGTGGCCGGGGTGCTGGTGAACGAGGGGGTGCTGGTCAAGGTGAAGCAGGACTTCTACTACCACGGCCCGGCCCTGGCCGAGATCAAGGAGCGCTTGGTGGAGTTCCTGAAGGCCAACCAGAAGATCGAGGCCTCCCAGTTCAAGGAGATGACCGGCCTGAGCCGCAAGTACATCATCCCCCTGCTGGAGTACTTTGACTCCACCATGCTGACCATGCGGGTGGGCGACCACCGCGTGCTCCGGGGGGGATAG
- a CDS encoding DUF3795 domain-containing protein, giving the protein MQINPHFVAPCGLYCGVCAIYMAHRDDNQKFKQALVGLYQGGKPGKGTLPGGDQLTAADIKCKGCMSEEPFVFCRSCAIKDCTKSKGYEGCHQCDDFPCGHIERFPMAVGKKVILRAIPYWREVGTQKWIEDEEARYTCPTCGNKLFRGAGRCNQCKSPVDLD; this is encoded by the coding sequence ATGCAGATCAATCCGCATTTTGTGGCCCCCTGCGGGCTCTATTGCGGGGTGTGCGCCATCTACATGGCCCACCGCGACGACAACCAGAAATTCAAACAGGCCTTGGTGGGCCTTTACCAGGGCGGCAAGCCCGGCAAGGGGACCCTGCCCGGCGGGGACCAGTTGACCGCGGCCGACATCAAGTGCAAGGGCTGTATGTCCGAGGAGCCTTTTGTCTTTTGCCGCTCCTGCGCCATCAAGGACTGCACCAAGTCCAAGGGCTACGAGGGCTGCCACCAGTGCGACGACTTTCCCTGCGGGCACATCGAGCGCTTCCCCATGGCCGTGGGCAAGAAGGTGATCCTGCGGGCCATCCCTTATTGGCGCGAGGTGGGCACCCAAAAGTGGATCGAGGACGAGGAGGCTCGCTACACTTGCCCCACCTGCGGCAACAAGCTTTTCCGCGGGGCGGGGCGGTGTAATCAGTGCAAGAGTCCCGTCGATCTGGATTAG
- the ruvX gene encoding Holliday junction resolvase RuvX has protein sequence MSHETPGVVLALDVGLKRIGLAVSDPERRTARPLLVYERVNRDKDVATLGDIAAAEGANLLVVGLPTKLDGSLSPVGQGIVSLAKRLQRRLGLPVEFTDEALSTVRSEEAMIEAGLSRAKRRQVVDRAAAAEILRRWLEARA, from the coding sequence ATGTCTCATGAAACCCCCGGAGTGGTGCTGGCCCTGGACGTGGGGCTCAAGCGCATCGGCCTGGCGGTGAGCGACCCCGAGCGGCGCACCGCCCGGCCGCTTTTGGTCTATGAGCGGGTCAACCGCGACAAGGACGTGGCCACCCTGGGCGATATCGCCGCGGCCGAGGGGGCCAACCTCTTGGTGGTGGGCCTGCCCACCAAGCTGGACGGCAGCCTGAGCCCGGTGGGCCAGGGCATCGTCAGCCTGGCCAAGCGCCTTCAGCGCCGCCTGGGCCTGCCGGTGGAGTTCACGGACGAGGCCCTGTCCACGGTGCGCTCGGAGGAAGCCATGATCGAGGCTGGGCTAAGCCGGGCCAAGCGCCGCCAGGTGGTGGACCGGGCGGCGGCGGCGGAGATCCTGCGCCGCTGGCTGGAGGCCCGCGCGTGA
- a CDS encoding TetR/AcrR family transcriptional regulator translates to MKPEYKKNSDKHRRIIEAAVKVFAKNGFFNSKVSEIARAANVADGTIYLYFQNKDDILICLFEEEMAKVLENMRHALSGITDPPKKLEHFALAHLSLMEQHHELAEIIQVEIRQSSKFMKEYTNEQFHQYLNIISEIIKEGQAQGVFRQDILPGVAKRAFFGALDEMSRYWVLSSVKKYSITMAAKQISDFFLKGMLQHNSES, encoded by the coding sequence TTGAAACCCGAGTACAAAAAAAACAGCGACAAGCACCGCCGCATCATCGAAGCGGCGGTCAAGGTTTTCGCCAAAAACGGCTTTTTCAATTCCAAGGTCAGCGAGATCGCCCGCGCCGCCAACGTGGCCGACGGCACTATCTACCTCTACTTCCAGAACAAGGACGACATCCTCATCTGCCTGTTCGAGGAAGAGATGGCCAAGGTGCTGGAAAACATGCGCCACGCATTGTCCGGCATAACCGATCCGCCCAAAAAGCTGGAGCATTTCGCTCTGGCCCATTTGAGCCTCATGGAACAGCATCATGAATTGGCCGAGATCATCCAGGTGGAGATCCGTCAATCCTCCAAGTTCATGAAGGAATACACCAACGAGCAATTCCACCAATATTTGAACATAATCAGCGAGATCATCAAGGAGGGCCAGGCCCAGGGGGTGTTCCGCCAGGACATCCTGCCCGGGGTGGCCAAGCGGGCCTTTTTCGGGGCCCTGGACGAAATGAGCCGGTATTGGGTGTTGTCATCGGTCAAAAAATATTCCATAACCATGGCAGCCAAACAGATTAGCGATTTCTTCCTTAAAGGAATGTTGCAACACAACAGCGAAAGCTAG
- a CDS encoding FadR/GntR family transcriptional regulator has translation MQTNRRKKAYEEVAEAIRGQIFAGLLEEDQQLPPERELAEQYGVSRVVVREAIRTLEMAGILRVQKGAGGGTFVCHDLDKPLVASIQNLLAGGDITLNDLFEMRLLLEPPAAALAAQRNNSAGLARLAEVLEKAHEKTDDSQTLRVHNLEFHRRLVALAGNPLLSLLCDTVMSILVESLRGKLNRQVSLVVHDYHQKIMDAIRAGQAEEAHRLTTADLQTLLELYRSMGVEVGRGQAKRKAC, from the coding sequence TTGCAGACCAACCGGCGCAAGAAAGCCTATGAAGAGGTGGCCGAGGCCATCCGGGGGCAAATCTTTGCTGGATTGTTGGAAGAGGATCAACAGCTTCCGCCGGAGCGCGAGCTGGCCGAGCAATACGGGGTGAGCCGGGTGGTGGTTCGCGAGGCCATCCGCACCCTGGAAATGGCCGGGATCCTCAGGGTGCAAAAAGGCGCCGGCGGCGGCACCTTCGTGTGCCACGACCTGGACAAGCCCCTGGTGGCCTCCATCCAAAATCTCCTGGCGGGCGGCGACATAACTCTCAACGATCTGTTCGAGATGCGGCTTTTGTTGGAGCCTCCGGCGGCGGCCCTGGCCGCCCAGCGGAACAATTCCGCCGGGTTGGCCCGTCTGGCCGAGGTGCTGGAAAAGGCCCACGAGAAAACCGACGATTCCCAGACGCTTCGAGTACACAACCTGGAATTCCACCGTCGTCTGGTGGCCTTGGCCGGCAATCCCCTGCTCAGCCTGTTGTGCGACACGGTAATGAGCATCCTGGTGGAGAGCCTGCGGGGCAAGCTGAATCGGCAAGTCAGCCTGGTAGTGCATGATTATCACCAAAAGATCATGGACGCCATCCGGGCTGGACAGGCCGAGGAGGCCCACCGGCTGACCACCGCCGACCTGCAGACCCTGCTCGAGCTTTACCGCAGCATGGGGGTGGAGGTAGGCCGGGGACAGGCCAAGCGCAAGGCCTGCTGA
- the mltG gene encoding endolytic transglycosylase MltG encodes MKPGHKSLIGLGLAVVVALVAAAGIYWGGKAWLLHRRASQCGPTQLVEIARGSSLAQAAQALAQAGIITNPRLFQLAARLTDEQGPIKAGEYELSPAMEARRILHFLRTGRIKLHQVLIPEGYTLTQIANRLDEGGVAEAETVLGLAQNQAFIKELGLEVPSLEGYLFPDTYNFPRHLGARAALSAMAARYQQAWKPLAPQARAQGWSRGQVTTLASIIQKEAGDDREMPLISAVYRNRLKKGMRLQADPTVIYGLGKQFDGNLTRAHLTGDTPYNTYTRTGLPPGPICSPGRAALEAALNPAPAPYLYFVAKGDGKHQFSTTYAQHQKAVDAFQRRR; translated from the coding sequence GTGAAACCGGGGCACAAGAGCCTAATCGGCCTGGGCCTGGCCGTGGTGGTGGCCCTGGTGGCGGCGGCGGGGATCTATTGGGGGGGCAAGGCCTGGCTGTTGCACCGCCGGGCCAGCCAGTGCGGGCCGACCCAGCTGGTGGAGATCGCTCGGGGCTCCAGCCTGGCCCAGGCGGCCCAGGCCCTGGCCCAGGCGGGCATCATCACCAACCCCCGCCTGTTCCAGCTGGCCGCGCGCCTCACCGACGAGCAGGGGCCCATCAAGGCCGGGGAGTACGAGCTGTCTCCGGCCATGGAGGCGCGGCGCATCCTGCATTTCCTGCGCACCGGGCGCATCAAGCTGCACCAGGTGCTCATTCCCGAGGGCTACACCCTGACCCAGATCGCCAATCGCTTGGACGAGGGAGGCGTGGCCGAGGCCGAGACGGTGCTGGGCCTGGCCCAAAACCAGGCCTTTATCAAGGAGCTGGGGCTGGAGGTGCCCTCCCTGGAAGGCTATCTGTTCCCGGACACCTACAATTTCCCCCGCCACCTGGGGGCCCGGGCGGCCCTGAGCGCCATGGCGGCGCGCTACCAGCAGGCCTGGAAACCGCTGGCCCCCCAGGCCCGGGCCCAGGGCTGGAGCCGGGGGCAGGTCACCACCTTGGCCTCCATAATCCAAAAGGAGGCGGGCGACGACCGGGAGATGCCCCTGATCAGCGCGGTGTACCGCAACCGGCTCAAAAAAGGAATGCGCCTGCAGGCCGACCCCACGGTGATCTACGGGCTGGGCAAACAGTTCGACGGCAACCTGACCCGGGCCCACCTGACGGGCGACACCCCCTACAACACCTATACCCGCACCGGCCTGCCGCCGGGGCCCATCTGCTCGCCGGGCCGCGCGGCCCTGGAGGCCGCCCTGAACCCGGCCCCGGCGCCCTACCTTTATTTCGTGGCCAAGGGCGACGGCAAGCACCAGTTCAGCACCACCTACGCCCAGCACCAAAAGGCGGTGGACGCCTTCCAGCGCCGCCGCTGA
- a CDS encoding electron transfer flavoprotein subunit beta/FixA family protein has translation MNIVVCIKQVPDTEAVIKIAGDGKSIDTGDIKWVMNPYDEFGVEEALRIVKDQGGEVTVIGAGPARVVEALRTALAMGADKAIHIKDDDLYGADPIAVAKMLAKAIEPLGADIIFFGQRAVDDDSGVVSSAVAELLGLPQLSVVTKVELADGKVKGTRPVEGQTLVLEAPLPVVISAQKGLNEPRYASLPGIMKAKKKPLETKAPADLGVERADAIEIAVLNPPPDRAPGKTVEGETPAELAANLAKLLKEEAKVI, from the coding sequence GTGAACATCGTGGTATGCATCAAGCAGGTGCCGGACACCGAGGCGGTGATCAAGATCGCCGGCGACGGCAAGTCCATAGACACCGGCGATATCAAATGGGTGATGAATCCCTACGATGAGTTCGGCGTGGAAGAAGCGCTGCGCATCGTCAAGGATCAAGGCGGCGAAGTGACCGTGATCGGCGCGGGCCCCGCCCGGGTGGTCGAGGCTCTGCGTACCGCCCTGGCCATGGGCGCCGACAAGGCCATCCACATCAAGGATGACGACCTCTACGGAGCCGACCCCATCGCCGTGGCCAAAATGCTGGCCAAGGCCATCGAGCCCCTGGGCGCCGACATCATCTTCTTCGGCCAGCGGGCCGTGGACGACGACAGCGGCGTGGTGAGCTCGGCGGTGGCCGAGTTGTTGGGCCTGCCCCAGCTTTCGGTGGTGACCAAGGTGGAGTTGGCCGACGGCAAGGTCAAGGGCACCCGCCCCGTGGAAGGCCAGACCCTGGTGCTGGAAGCCCCCCTGCCGGTGGTGATCAGCGCCCAGAAGGGCCTCAACGAGCCCCGTTATGCCTCCCTACCGGGCATCATGAAGGCCAAGAAAAAACCCTTGGAGACCAAGGCCCCGGCGGACTTGGGCGTGGAGCGGGCCGATGCCATCGAGATCGCGGTCCTGAATCCGCCCCCCGACCGCGCTCCCGGCAAGACCGTGGAGGGCGAGACCCCGGCGGAGTTGGCGGCCAATCTGGCCAAGCTGCTCAAAGAAGAGGCCAAGGTCATCTAA